Below is a window of Tolypothrix bouteillei VB521301 DNA.
CTGTAAACTCATAAAGCACATCAAGTGGATATTAAGAGACATCGCTTTTACCTGTAAACCTTGATGTATTTATTTCTGTAAGTACAGAGTTTCTAGGTGCAAAGCCTACTTCAACTGAATTTCTCGTGTAATAAAAATAGCTGTCAGGCTCGCGTTTCACATTCACACCATTAATCACCATGCCTAAAACATTTAGACCAGACTGAGTTAAAAACTGCTTGGCTGCATTTGCACTAACATAATCACTCACTCCAGGACGAGCTACCAATAAGATCCCGTCAGATAGTTTGCTTAAAACCGCAGCATCTGCTGTTCCTGCTAGGGTTGGGGTGTCAAAAATGACGAAATCGTATTCTTCTACAAAGGAGGCAATTAATGCAACCATTCGCTTTGAATCTAACAGCGCCACTGGGTTAGGAGGTAAAACTCCAGACGGAAGAACGTAAAGATTGGGCATAACTTCCTGCACAAGTGTATACATTGGAAGTTCGTCAACAATAAGATTTGATAGTCCTACTGCATTCCCCATACCCCAAACGTGATGCTGGACTGGATGACGCATATCGGCATCCACCAACAAAACCCGACGTCCTACCTGAGCCATTGCCACAGCTAGATTTGCCGCCACCTCAGACTTTCCTTCTTTGGAAGCAGAACTTGTAACCACGATCGCTTTTGGCTTTTTATCTGAACTAAGAAACTTTAAGTTGGCTTGCAACATTTGATATGCGTCACCCACGGGAAAGTGAGGAATATCCCTACCAACCACTTTGAGAAAAGAAGAGCTCTTTTTGCCATTGCCAGTGGTTGAAGGAATAACCCCCAGCAGGGTGTATTGAAATAGTTCTCTGGCTTCTTTAACCGTCTTAACCGATTGGTCGAGCAAATCTAAAGTGAAAGCAGCAATGACACCAAGCAAAACACCTGCAACTGCTCCACCGCCGATAACTAGTTTCTTTTTAGAACCAGATGGTCGATCGGGTATTAACGCAGGAGATATGACACGAGCATTTCCAATGTTTTGGTTTTCCGCGACTTGGATCTCTTGCAGTCTCCTCAAAAGTGTTTCGTAAGTCGTTTGAGCTGCTTTCAACTTCCGCTCAAGCTGCCGCTGAGTCTGTTCTAGACTGGGCAAAATGTTTGCTCGTTCTTTGTAGGCAGACCTTTCATTAGACAGGGTCATAATTTGACCTTCTAAACCGACACGTCTTGCCTCAGAGCGAGCAAAATCTTCAATCAGTTGTTGTCGCAGTTCTCCAACTTGAAGATTCTCTATATTGACTTGCCGATCGCTGCCTTGGATCTGCTCTGTCCGCTGTTGTAACAAGCTGTTGAGGGCAGTAATTTTTTCCTCCAAATGAAGAATAGAAGGGTGTTCTGGCTGAAAACGATTTCGCTCAACTGCAAGCTGGCTTTGAGCCTCCTGAAGTTGCTCCAGTAGTTTTTGTGTTCCTGGTATTTGACTTAACTGTGCAACAGTTACAGCTTGTTGTGGATCGATCTTCGCTTGAGTTTGTAACTTTCGTGATTGAGCAGTCACATCAACCAATTGAGCTCGAGCTTGAGAAATTTGTTCTTCTAACTTGGAAATCGCGCTGACTGATGCAGTTGCTTCTTCTTGCAGAGCAATGACTTTATTTCTCTCTTTGAATCTACGCAAGGCTGTTTCTGCTCTTCTTACAGCGTTCTCAGTTTCAGGTAGCTGCTGCTGGATAAAGTTGCGAGCTGAGACTGCTTCAGCCCGATTCGCTTGTCTGTTATTGCTGATATAAATTTCAATAACTTTGTTGACGACTTTTGCCGCAAGCTTGGGATTTTTATCTTTATAAGAAATTTGCAGTATATCGGTTCCTTTAGCAGCTTCTACCTTAAGCTTTTCAGTCATATCTCGGATTGTCAAAGGTTTGCCCCGATCATCTTTGAGGTCAAGTGAATCAATTGTTTCCTCAATAACTGGAACAGATGCCACTATTTTTGCTTGGGTATCTAACGGATTATTCGAAGCTAAAGAATCAAGCCGTCCTATGGCTCCAATAGCTTCCCCCAAACCCGTTAGTGAAGAGGCTTGATTCGTTTTAATCAACAGACTTGCTTCTGCCTTATATGTAGGTTTCAATAAGAATGCATATAAGGATGCAAGGGTAGCAACTGCTCCAAAAACTCCTACTCCGGGTACCCAACGCCGTTGCAAAACCTGCAAATATTTTTGAAAATCAATTTCTTCAAATTGTGATGTGTGCTCCATATTGGTCAATATGAATCCTACTGATACATTCAATTGCGATCGCAACTGGCTCAACCTCTGAATTAGAAATCCTTGCTGTTATATTTTAGGTTCCGTGCGTGGCGGCGGGTAAACTCACTTACGGAAGGATTTCCTTCGATATGAATGACGTTCACTGCTTGTCGCCACAGTGCTGGGGATGCTATTGATACCTCATAAATACAATCCTGCTTTTTGACGTGGTACCATTTTGTTTTCTGGCACAGATCGCACCAGAATGCTTCCAACCATTCGCCTTCTAGGGAAACTGCAGTCTTTTTCGCCACCAAGATTAAGGCTTTTTGTCGGCTAGCTCCCCGTTGCTGAAGTTGACTTGCGCGATCGGCAAACAATGGATGCTTTTGACTCATGCTATCAAGATAGCATTCTTGGATTGGACAATAAATCGCTCGTCGCTTGGAACGCTTACGATTTCGGTCACACCTTTTATGCAATTCCATCACCCTTAAATGTTTCTAATTTCAGTCACACTATCTCCGCAATTCGACCTTCTTATCAGTGGACGTACAACAAAAAAGAAGGTTACGTTGGAGGGACTTACTGTACCGATCCTCTAGTACTTTTTGCATCTTCCAAATAAATCTCTGTAGTAAGCTCGCATGGAGATATGAGAATAAAGTTTTTTGCGTAAAGTTATCTGCTTGCAGATGGCGAATCATATACGGTGGATGCTTCAGAGGAAATTCGACCGCTTCTGTGGGCATATTAGCGTGTCTACTTCTTGTACCAGAGGTATGAGTTGATTCACTACCAAAACCGATATTAGAAATTAGGTTCACATTTGAGATAATACCTAAATAGTTATGCATCCAGCATGTCAATTGCCATTGATATGCCCAAACGTTAAACAAACCATCCACCATAGCATCATAGGTAGATTGCAATTCCTTAGTCCATTTATATGTTGTTCGGGTGTTTGTAAGTATGTTGTTTAGGTATCCCTTTTCTTTAATCTCTGACCATTTTTTCATGTCTAAGTCAAAATCTTTCCAAGCTCGTTTCCATGTTGCCCAACCCCAAACATGGTTATAGTGTGAGAAGTAGTAACTGTATTCGTCTCTTTTTCTACCAAATTGGATATTTTGACCAGAGATTGTTCCTATTCGTTCATCGTACCTATATCGCTCAAGTAATTCTTCACAGAAACGAAAAAACGTAGGGTGAGGTAAGCAGTCATCTTCTAAAATAATTGCTTCTTCAACGTGTTCGAAAACCCAATCTAGACCACTAGATACACGCTTACCGCACCCTAAATTAATCTCAGAGTAGTTCTTCAAAACTTCGCAGTCCCAATCAACACGATCGATAATTGCACGAGTAGCTTCGCACTTTTCTGCTTCACTAGGACGGTCTTGACGCGGACCATCTGCAATGATAAAAAGTTTATATGGCTTCACTTGGCGAATAGCTTCAAATACTTTCTCAGTCGTATGTGGTCGTTTAAAGATGATAAAAGCGACGGGAGTTGTTAGTCGAATAACATGCATTTATCTTACCTTATAAATTGTCTAAAAAATTGATAGCGTTCAAATACTTACAGCAACTTCAGATTTTCTTTCTTTAGGGACAGAACTCGTAACCACAATCGCTTTTGGTTTCTTATCCGAACTTAAGAAGAACCTGCAAATATTTTTGAAAATCAATTTCTTCAAATTGTGATGTGTGCTCCATATTGGTCAATATGAATCCTACTGATACATTCAATTGCGATCGCAACTGGCTCAACCTCTGAATTAGAAATCCTTGCTGTTATATTTTAGGTTCCGTGCGTGGCGGCGGGTAAACTCACTTACGGAAGGATTTCCTTCGATATGAATGACGTTCACTGCTTGTCGCCACAGTGCTGGGGATGCTATTGATACCTCATAAATACAATCCTGCTTTTTGACGTGGTACCATTTTGTTTTCTGGCACAGATCGCACCAGAATGCTTCCAACCA
It encodes the following:
- a CDS encoding GumC family protein, coding for MEHTSQFEEIDFQKYLQVLQRRWVPGVGVFGAVATLASLYAFLLKPTYKAEASLLIKTNQASSLTGLGEAIGAIGRLDSLASNNPLDTQAKIVASVPVIEETIDSLDLKDDRGKPLTIRDMTEKLKVEAAKGTDILQISYKDKNPKLAAKVVNKVIEIYISNNRQANRAEAVSARNFIQQQLPETENAVRRAETALRRFKERNKVIALQEEATASVSAISKLEEQISQARAQLVDVTAQSRKLQTQAKIDPQQAVTVAQLSQIPGTQKLLEQLQEAQSQLAVERNRFQPEHPSILHLEEKITALNSLLQQRTEQIQGSDRQVNIENLQVGELRQQLIEDFARSEARRVGLEGQIMTLSNERSAYKERANILPSLEQTQRQLERKLKAAQTTYETLLRRLQEIQVAENQNIGNARVISPALIPDRPSGSKKKLVIGGGAVAGVLLGVIAAFTLDLLDQSVKTVKEARELFQYTLLGVIPSTTGNGKKSSSFLKVVGRDIPHFPVGDAYQMLQANLKFLSSDKKPKAIVVTSSASKEGKSEVAANLAVAMAQVGRRVLLVDADMRHPVQHHVWGMGNAVGLSNLIVDELPMYTLVQEVMPNLYVLPSGVLPPNPVALLDSKRMVALIASFVEEYDFVIFDTPTLAGTADAAVLSKLSDGILLVARPGVSDYVSANAAKQFLTQSGLNVLGMVINGVNVKREPDSYFYYTRNSVEVGFAPRNSVLTEINTSRFTGKSDVS